In the Nitrospiria bacterium genome, one interval contains:
- the waaF gene encoding lipopolysaccharide heptosyltransferase II, with product MINRESIQKILIRGTNWIGDSVLASPAITAIGKHFEKAEITLLAKPHVGDLLSRHPFIHHHLHFEDQGKHRGFLGKRKLIHEIKEKSFDMLILFQNSFESALLGFFSKIPIRYGYRTDGRRFLLTHPIPVPRDLLKKHHIYYYLELLKPLNIKSEPSLTLETSKEEDEWADEQLQSLGGSEENIWIGFNPGAAYGTAKRWPMERFSELGRKLVQGYPAKVLLFGTQEEEILGKKIAEGIPGKAVVLNGKTTLRQLMALLKKCDLLVTNDSGPMHVAMGLKVPVVAIFGSTDPKTTGPFGRAGIVVKREVVCSPCQLRVCPIDHRCMEWVTVGEVFTAAAKCLEETGFPRWKTSVKNESSVGAKGKQVTEVAVFLDRDGTLNKDVGYVDRRERMAFYPRSIAAIQLLNQAGIKVLLVTNQAGVARGIMTEAAVQTLHRELVRLLKRKGAFLDGIYYCPHHPEAGNSPYTQVCQCRKPAPGLIEKASQEHGIDLRRSYVVGDKWSDMELARRVGARGILVLTGDGNQEVHRCIRNGSKAEVVVPDLYEAVQWILRDFSAGGQRDINPTKVTELNLKI from the coding sequence ATGATTAACCGAGAATCTATCCAAAAGATATTAATTCGAGGAACCAATTGGATTGGAGATTCGGTTCTGGCTTCCCCTGCCATTACCGCCATAGGGAAACATTTTGAAAAGGCAGAAATAACCTTGCTGGCAAAGCCTCACGTAGGGGACCTCCTTTCACGGCATCCTTTTATCCACCATCATTTGCATTTTGAAGATCAGGGGAAGCATCGTGGCTTTTTGGGAAAAAGAAAATTAATCCATGAGATTAAGGAAAAATCTTTTGATATGTTGATTCTTTTTCAAAATTCCTTTGAAAGTGCCCTTTTGGGGTTTTTTTCAAAAATTCCCATACGTTATGGGTATCGCACCGATGGAAGAAGATTTTTACTGACCCATCCCATTCCCGTTCCCAGAGATTTATTGAAAAAACACCATATTTATTATTACCTGGAGCTTCTAAAACCATTAAACATCAAAAGTGAACCATCCCTGACCCTTGAAACCTCTAAAGAAGAGGATGAGTGGGCCGATGAGCAACTCCAATCATTGGGTGGGTCCGAAGAAAATATATGGATCGGTTTTAATCCGGGGGCAGCCTATGGGACGGCCAAGCGGTGGCCCATGGAGCGTTTTTCTGAACTTGGAAGAAAATTGGTTCAGGGATATCCTGCAAAAGTTCTTCTTTTTGGGACCCAGGAGGAGGAAATTCTCGGAAAAAAGATTGCAGAGGGAATTCCAGGAAAGGCAGTGGTTTTGAATGGAAAAACCACCCTCCGCCAACTGATGGCCCTTTTAAAGAAGTGTGATTTATTGGTCACCAATGATTCTGGTCCAATGCATGTTGCTATGGGGCTGAAAGTTCCTGTGGTTGCCATATTTGGTTCAACCGATCCAAAAACAACCGGTCCTTTTGGAAGGGCGGGGATCGTCGTCAAACGAGAGGTGGTCTGCTCTCCCTGCCAACTTCGGGTGTGTCCCATTGATCATCGCTGTATGGAATGGGTTACTGTAGGCGAGGTTTTTACAGCGGCGGCGAAATGTTTGGAGGAAACCGGTTTTCCCCGATGGAAAACCTCTGTAAAAAATGAATCCTCCGTTGGGGCTAAAGGGAAACAGGTGACCGAGGTTGCGGTATTTTTGGACCGGGATGGAACTTTGAATAAGGACGTGGGGTATGTTGATCGCCGGGAGCGAATGGCTTTTTATCCAAGAAGTATCGCCGCCATTCAATTGCTCAATCAGGCGGGAATCAAAGTATTGTTAGTCACCAACCAAGCGGGGGTTGCCCGCGGCATAATGACTGAAGCGGCGGTTCAAACCCTTCACCGGGAATTGGTGCGATTACTCAAGCGTAAAGGTGCTTTTTTGGATGGAATTTATTATTGTCCACATCACCCTGAGGCAGGAAACTCACCTTATACCCAGGTGTGTCAATGCCGAAAACCAGCTCCAGGTTTAATTGAAAAGGCCTCCCAAGAGCATGGAATAGACCTCCGGCGCTCCTATGTGGTGGGCGATAAGTGGAGTGATATGGAGTTGGCCCGACGGGTGGGGGCTAGGGGAATCCTGGTTTTAACCGGTGATGGGAATCAGGAGGTCCACCGTTGTATTCGAAACGGGTCAAAAGCAGAGGTGGTGGTTCCTGATCTATATGAGGCGGTTCAATGGATTCTTAGAGACTTCTCTGCTGGGGGCCAAAGGGACATTAACCCCACCAAAGTGACCGAACTGAATTTAAAAATTTGA
- a CDS encoding glycosyltransferase family 9 protein translates to MGENVLIKIEKDSPKIALIKLGSIGDCLHMLPLVSLLKNIFPKAYIVWFVEEKSKEILFNQAGIDEIIIVNTMEMRQLFKKRKWGPLFSEMKGFRKRLSDFKFDLAIDGQGLIKSGLITYLTGAPIRIGYSHEFCREKLNMCFTTHRIKPLGDYVVEQTLSLVRDVKGLNGEPKNFEQSKYLHFILSPEDKERVSKWLQKVGLGDRRNLIALHPGAGFQTKRWPLERFLELGELLEIRKGLSILFTPGEMLNELEQLLLYRKKAPMVVPPLSLNELAALYQKCRVVVAGDTGPLHLAGAVGCSTVGLFGPSDGKRSAPLGEQHRNIQRTCFCRGNSRYFPRQCRIDKWCMAEINVEEVYSMVVELLNE, encoded by the coding sequence ATGGGTGAAAATGTTTTGATTAAAATTGAAAAAGACTCCCCCAAAATTGCCTTAATAAAACTGGGTTCAATCGGAGACTGTCTCCACATGCTTCCCCTGGTTTCCCTTTTAAAAAATATATTTCCAAAAGCCTATATCGTCTGGTTTGTAGAGGAGAAATCCAAAGAGATTTTGTTTAATCAAGCAGGGATTGATGAAATTATTATCGTGAACACCATGGAAATGAGGCAGCTATTTAAGAAAAGAAAATGGGGCCCTCTATTTTCCGAAATGAAGGGGTTTAGAAAACGATTGTCGGATTTTAAATTTGATTTGGCCATTGATGGCCAAGGCCTTATTAAAAGTGGGTTGATTACTTACTTGACAGGAGCTCCTATTCGGATTGGGTATTCTCATGAATTTTGCCGAGAAAAATTGAATATGTGTTTTACCACCCATCGGATTAAACCTTTAGGGGACTATGTGGTTGAGCAAACCCTATCCCTGGTTAGGGACGTAAAGGGTCTGAATGGAGAGCCAAAAAATTTTGAGCAATCTAAATATTTACATTTCATCCTCTCCCCAGAAGATAAAGAGCGGGTTTCTAAATGGCTTCAAAAAGTGGGGTTGGGGGATCGGAGAAATTTAATCGCTTTACATCCGGGGGCGGGGTTTCAAACAAAAAGATGGCCATTGGAACGATTTTTGGAACTTGGGGAATTATTAGAAATCCGGAAAGGGTTATCCATTTTATTCACACCGGGAGAAATGCTCAATGAGCTAGAACAGCTTTTGCTCTATAGAAAAAAGGCTCCTATGGTTGTTCCTCCTCTGAGCTTAAACGAATTGGCCGCACTGTATCAAAAATGCAGGGTGGTGGTGGCAGGAGACACCGGGCCTCTTCACTTAGCGGGGGCCGTAGGGTGTTCCACTGTGGGATTGTTTGGGCCATCCGATGGAAAGAGAAGCGCTCCATTGGGGGAACAACATCGAAATATTCAACGAACTTGTTTTTGTAGGGGAAATTCCAGGTATTTTCCGAGACAGTGTCGGATCGATAAATGGTGTATGGCGGAAATCAATGTAGAGGAGGTTTATTCCATGGTG